Part of the Salinimonas iocasae genome, TAAAGCGCGTCGAAGACAGCTTACTGATTAATCCGCAAGCTGTGCTATTGCACACATTTTACAACCGTTCATGGAGACCCGGTGAAGTACAAGGGTAAAATTGTTCAGTGGAATGATGAGAAAGGTTACGGTTTCGTTCAACCTGTAGATGGCTCGCAGCGCGTGTTCTTTCATATCAGCGCGTTTACGCGGGGTGATCGCCGTCCGGTCAATGGTGATTTCGTTATTTACACATTGGCCAGCACCAGTCAGGGTGAAATGCGTGCTGAGCGCGTAACCTACTCAGCAAAAGGAACACGAAAAAGCGCTAAGTCGGGAGTCAGTAAGGTCCCCGCCATTATTGCTGTCAGTCTTATTGGCGGACTGACCACGCTTTCCGTTTTGGAAGAAGTGCCGGCATTTGTGCCAGCGCTGTATGGTGTAGCAAGTCTGATCGCGTTTGTGATTTACGCCAAAGATAAATCTGCCGCAAAGCAGGGTAAGTGGCGTACGCCTGAAAGTCATCTTCATCTGATAAGCCTTCTGGGTGGCTGGTCCGGCGGCCTGATGGCACAATCCTATCTGCGTCACAAATCCAGCAAAACATCATTTCTTGTCGTTTTCTGGATAACCGTATTGGTAAACATGCTTGCTCTCTCCTGTTACCTTGAGCCGTCGCTTCTTCCAGAGTCATTTCAGCCCTTGCTGAAAAAATATCGTTAAGCGCAATCCAGCGGTAACAGCTTGTTACATTATACCAAGTGTCCAGCGCTGAACTTTCCTCTATCTTGCCAGCCTTACCTGTGTAATTCACTGTGTTTCGATTATCAGGAAAGTATTCGGTCTTTCAAATATAAGGATATATTGCAATGAAAATCATTCATCTTTTCGCCATAACGCTGGCCACGTCATTTTCCTGCTCAGCCTTCGCGCAAACGACACCTGCCGACGATCAGGACATTGCTTCACAAATCTCGGTTGGGGTGGGACTTGGCACTATGTACAGCGGCCTGGGAGCCAATGTTGCCTGGACCTCACCTACCGATCTTAAATATATTTCAGCAGGCTGCACTGCGCAAAAAGAATGTGGATTGGGCATTGGGTGGATAAAAACCGACTTGTTTGACAGCGCCTCTAACAAACATGGGATGGGCATTTATCTGAGCAAAGTCGACGAAGAATGGCAATGGGATGTGCGCAATGTAGATGGCCGGATGGTGTATGATGGCCAAGAAAAAGATGTTTACGGGCTGGGACTGAGCTATACGTATTTTATGAACGGTATAAATAAGTCCGGGACCACCGCCGGTGTGTCTTTTCATGCTACAAACAGTGACTATGATGATAAAGAGATCTGGCTGCAACTGGGTTATCAGTTCTGATAAATAAATAGCGGCACTACGCTGGCAATACTAACGGAAGAGGAAGATTTATATGAAAACTGTATTTCGTATTGTGCTTGGATTTGTCTTGCTGGCAGCGGCGCTCGCTGCCTATAGCTACGGCCATACCACCGGCACATTTCTGTTTATTGTTGCCGGCTTCGCCTTAGAAGCGAGCTTTTGGTTCAACCTGTTTCCGGTCAGAAGAAAGGCACCCCGATAGACAATCGGTAAAACAGGGCTACGGCCTCATCAAGGGGTCTTTTAACGGGCAATGTATTTGGGGGAGGCGGTTTGAAAGCTGGTCAACACTGGCCCGTTATTGCAGGCTTTAGCGCTACCGTTATCGGGATGATTGCTTTCGCGGCGCACTGGCATCTGTGGGGCTATTTTGAAGGGCCGTTACCCGGTTACGAAATACTACTTTTCCCCGGTAACATGACGCTTCGCTATTTGTGGCATCCGTTACTGACAGAAGAGCTGTCTTTAAGCGTAAAACTGATATTACTGTTTGCTGGCCAGTTTTTTGTCGTCACGCTGTTGTGTCTGGGGCTGCGCATGCTAATCAGAATAAAAGATAAGCTCATCCGCCAGTGACGTTTGTTTTCAGAAACCTCATGTCACGTTAATGTCGCAACATAATGGGATATTTAACTTTCCACCGTCAGGTATCCAATGCTACAACTACTGGTACCGAGCGGTTAGCCATAAACTTCATAAGGATGTGATGATGCGGTATGTCTCTTTTCTCATTTGTGCAATAGTACTCACCGGATGTGCATCTGGCCCGCCAAAGGTCCAGCCTGGTGAACAGTTTGCGCAAAAAGGCGCGGTAGTGTCAGCCCCCTCTGATAGCGGCTGGTTATTGCTGGAACATACTGAAGAGAGTATTGCGCTCGCCCGCCCCTATCCTGAACAAGAATCTGTTGTATTGAATACCTATTATTTCTGGATAGGCGAAACAGTCAGTGACGATGTGTTTTTTGAAACGCTCATCGAAGGCAGAAAGCAGGTTGGTGACGAAAAGCGCTTTAACCAGCTTGATGTCAGTTACCAGAACACGACCTTTCAGGAGCAGTCGTGCCTGAAGTATGAGGGTGTGGCTGAATATCAGCAGAACACTGACAAATTGCCTGCTGGCTCAGCATACTTTACTAATCGCGGTTATATCTGCCGATCAAAACTGGATAACGCCAGTGCCATTTTAATGGAAATCTCAATGCGCTCGGCTTCCCCTGAAATGCCCGAACAGACAATAGCGCTGGGCGAGCGCTTTTTTTCCAATATCCGCCTGACCGAAACGCAGTAGCATCAGGAATCGGCCAGTGCAAAGTCCTTCAATCTTCATACCTATTGCCCGATATTTGCTCCTAACCCTGAGTATATTTTGGTTATGTGCATCAGCATTTGCCAGGGAAAACACTGAACTTGTTTCAGTGCTGCTTGAGATGAAGGCTCAGGACCAGGCTGTGCGTGAAGTAATAAAACAAAGCGGCGTAAATTTGTCGCAAGCTCAGGTTGATCGCATAACGGACACTGACGCGAAACACACCAGACAACTTAAAGCGATTATCAGCGATCACGGCTGGCCGTCACTTTCCCTTGTAGGTGAAAATGGCGTTCAGGCGGCTTTTTTGTTGGTGCAGCATTCGCCTGACATCGCCTTTCAAAAAGCCATGCTCCCGCATATTTTTCATGCATATCAGAACAACCAGGGTATCACAGGCCAGGAGGTAGCACTTCTGACTGACAGAGTTCTGGTCAAAACCGGGCAGCCTCAAAACTATGGTACACAGGCTGATATTACATCGAACACGGTCACATTTTTCCCCATTGCAGATGCCGATGATGTAGATAAACGCCGGGCAGAGATGGGCTTACCCCCGCTTATCGACTACAAAGAGATGTTGGAGCAGTTTTATGCAAAATAACGCTGCAGGATGTCGTATTACCTGCTTGTGGATAATGAACTAATGAGCAGTGCGCAGCGCCTTCGCCACATTACATTACGCCAGTATGTTAAAAAACGTACCGGTGTCGCACTTGGTGCAAGCGGCTCGATGAGCAATATGCTGCGCCGCTCACTGGGCGCGCCGACATTTTCGGGCTTCTGGCAATACTGGAATCCGGTATGGGGGTATTATTTGAGCCGGTATATTGCCCGCCCTGTAGGTAAAGTCACTGTCCCCGGGTTCGCTACTCTGGTGACTTTTGCGGTCAGCGGCGCTTTACATGATCTTGCTGTCAGTGCGGTAAAAGCAAAAGTTATATTCTTTTTTACACCCTGGTTTCTGTTAATGGGATTAATGGTCGTGATCACTGTTCATACAGGCGTTTCGCTAAAACATCACCGCTGGAGCACCCGCGCGCTGTGTAATCTGGCGTTAATCGCGGCAGGATTCGCAATGGCGAAAGCAGTAGAAAATCAGTTTCATACCTGGCAAGGCTAAAACAAGCGTCTCATTGAAAAGGAGATTTGATGTTATTAATGCAGTCC contains:
- a CDS encoding DUF6624 domain-containing protein, which translates into the protein MQSPSIFIPIARYLLLTLSIFWLCASAFARENTELVSVLLEMKAQDQAVREVIKQSGVNLSQAQVDRITDTDAKHTRQLKAIISDHGWPSLSLVGENGVQAAFLLVQHSPDIAFQKAMLPHIFHAYQNNQGITGQEVALLTDRVLVKTGQPQNYGTQADITSNTVTFFPIADADDVDKRRAEMGLPPLIDYKEMLEQFYAK
- a CDS encoding DUF1294 domain-containing protein — protein: MKYKGKIVQWNDEKGYGFVQPVDGSQRVFFHISAFTRGDRRPVNGDFVIYTLASTSQGEMRAERVTYSAKGTRKSAKSGVSKVPAIIAVSLIGGLTTLSVLEEVPAFVPALYGVASLIAFVIYAKDKSAAKQGKWRTPESHLHLISLLGGWSGGLMAQSYLRHKSSKTSFLVVFWITVLVNMLALSCYLEPSLLPESFQPLLKKYR
- a CDS encoding MBOAT family O-acyltransferase, which produces MSSAQRLRHITLRQYVKKRTGVALGASGSMSNMLRRSLGAPTFSGFWQYWNPVWGYYLSRYIARPVGKVTVPGFATLVTFAVSGALHDLAVSAVKAKVIFFFTPWFLLMGLMVVITVHTGVSLKHHRWSTRALCNLALIAAGFAMAKAVENQFHTWQG